A genomic segment from Cutaneotrichosporon cavernicola HIS019 DNA, chromosome: 7b encodes:
- the GDH2 gene encoding uncharacterized protein (NAD()-dependent glutamate dehydrogenase which degrades glutamate to ammonia and alpha-ketoglutarate) — protein MATPTSTTAPSGLPLPKHVDPSKFGGRQRLDSVGYISSPFPAKATQQAQVAQILTESGFMPAELVSGEVDWFYNSLGIDNAYFSSESPSVVADSILALFSAKLLAYTKHDPTQLKIDLEKITTEEECKAGTREGAVFIHSSAAGVSAKDGPGATVEKRIDDQFLDKASKDKSFRLESYRSAGSISASVSQQLRTYFVSRCEFPAGGEVKTAAGTTEIKSVSDKVFLEKATPTTIDIYQSIMDEVSKRSGPVIESFQLEDTREYRIIIGYKQGGTRRYFSALSDLYHFYGLYSTRKFVEQFANGVTIISLYLGPIPNTQAPPIEHSIQQVVREASLLYCLPDNPFFSVAEGESPHAVQEATYAYVCWIFTQHFCNRLGPAYAALKDVLDDNNPDHEDVLAKIKTRFREETFTRESIRDVIMTHPELMRLLYINFAMVHYPAADEASQLTPTLSYQRIKTVEPLSDEDLYHKIKREATNSRAAQVLEACLIFNKHVLKCNFYQNTKVALSFRLDPSFLPDIEYPKPPFGIFLIVGSDFRGFHVRFRDVARGGIRLVRSRNQENWAANIRNLFDENYNLAYTQTLKNKDIPEGGSKGTILPSLGADYEVCFEKYIDSLIDLLIPGQSPGIKGPIVDISGRDSPEVLFLGPDEGTAEMMDWAALHAKKRGAPWWRGFTTGKSNLLGGVPHDRYGMTSLSVRQYVLGVLKTYCANVKEVTKLQSGGPDGDLGSNEILLASEKEKTVGIIDGSGVIYDPKGLDRAELVRLARARKMIIHFDAAKLSPEGYKVLVDETNIKLPSGEIIDSGLELRNTFHLRVKCDLFVPCGGRPEAVNITNVNRLVDAEGKPNFKYIVEGANLFFSQQARFYMEKKGVVQFKDSSTNKGGVTSSSLEVLTGIALNDEEYAENMSYTDKPSPFYQTYVKEVQQKICENAAAEFNCIQKTWNANKGAKSRTAISDELSTTLNKLQDSLENSDLYDNEVARRNVLKRAFPQTLQDKLGGIDNMMARLEPAYLKAAWSAYVSSHFVYESGLDDAGNVAFFKFFTKFGSE, from the exons ATGGCGACCCCCACTAGCACCACCGCCCCG AGCGGCCTCCCGCTTCCCAAGCACGTTGACCCCTCCAAGTTTGgcggccgccagcgcctggACAGCGT cggGTACATTTCGTCGCCCTTCCCGGCCAAGGCCACTCAGCAGGCGCAGGTTGCCCAGATTCTCACCGAGTCTGGCTTCATGCCCGCTGAGCTCGTcagcggcgaggtcgactgGTTCTACAACTCGCTCGGCATTGACAACGCCTACttctcgtccgagtcgccTTCTGTCGTTGCCGACTCGattctcgccctcttcaGTGCCAAG CTCCTTGCCTACACCAAGCACGACCCCACCCAGCTTAAGATCGACCTTGAGAAGATCAccaccgaggaggagtgcAAGGCCGGTACCCGTGAGGGCGCCGTCTTCATCCACTCGTCGGCTGCCGGCGTCTCGGCCAAGGACGGCCCCGGTGCCACCGTCGAGAAGCGCATCGATGACCAGttcctcgacaaggccTCCAAGGACAAGTCGTTCCGCCTCGAGTCGTACCGCTCGGCCggctcgatctcggccaGCGTCTCGCAGCAGCTCCGCACCTACTTCGTCTCGCGCTGCGAGTTCcccgccggcggcgaggtcaagaCCGCGGCCGGAACCACCGAGATCAAGTCGGTCTCAGACAAGGTCTTCCTCGAGAAGGCTACCCCCACCACGATCGACATTTACCAGAGCATCATGGACGAGGTTTCGAAGCGCTCGGGCCCCGTCATTGAGAGCttccagctcgaggacacTCGCGAGTACCGCATCATCATCGGCTACAAGCAGGGCGGCACCCGTCGCTACTTCTCGGCCCTCTCGGACCTGTACCACTTCTACGGTCTCTACAGCACCCGCAAGTTTGTCGAGCAGTTCGCCAACGGCGTGACCATCATCTCGCTCTACCTCGGCCCCATCCCCAACACCCAGGCTCCTCCTATCGAGCACTCGATCCAGCAGGTCGTCCGCGAGGCTTCGCTCCTCTACTGCCTGCCCGACAACCCGTTCTTCTCGgttgccgagggcgagtcTCCCCACGCCGTGCAGGAGGCCACCTACGCCTACGTCTGCTGGATCTTCACCCAGCACTTCTGCAACCGCCTCGGCCCTGCCTACGCagcgctcaaggacgttCTTGACGACAACAACCCGGACCACGAGGATGTTCtcgccaagatcaagaCGCGCTTCCGTGAGGAGACGTTCACTCGCGAGAGCATCCGCGATGTCATCATGACTCACCCCGAGCTCATGCGCCTCCTCTACATCAACTTCGCCATGGTCCACTACCccgcggccgacgaggcgtcGCAGCTCACCCCGACCCTCTCGTACCAGCGCATCAAGACGGTCGAGCCCctctcggacgaggacctcTACCACAAgatcaagcgcgaggcTACCAacagccgcgccgcccaggtcctcgaggcgtGCCTCATCTTCAACAAGCACGTCCTCAAGTGCAACTTCTACCAAAACACCAAGGTCGCGCTCTCCTTCCGCCTCGACCCCTCGTTCCTCCCGGACATTGAGTACCCCAAGCCTCCCTTCGGCATCTTCCTCATTGTCGGCTCCGACTTCCGCGGCTTCCACGTCCGCTTCCGCGACGTTGCTCGTGGCGGTATCCGTCTCGTCCGCTCGCGCAACCAGGAGAACTGGGCTGCCAACATCCGCAACCTTTTCGACGAGAACTACAACCTTGCCTACACCCAGACCCTCAAGAACAAGGACATTCCTGAGGGCGGCTCCAAGGGTACCATCCTTCCCTCGCTCGGTGCCGACTACGAGGTCTGCTTCGAGAAGTACATCGACTCGCTCATTgacctcctcatccccggCCAGAGCCCCGGCATCAAGGGCCCAATCGTCGACATCTCGGGCCGTGACTCACCCGAGGttctcttcctcggcccTGACGAGGGTACCGCCGAGATGATGGACTGGGCTGCCCTTCACGCCAAGAAGCGTGGTGCTCCTTGGTGGCGCGGCTTCACCACCGGCAAGAGCAACCTTCTCGGTGGTGTGCCCCACGACCGCTACGGCATGACCTCGCTCTCGGTCCGCCAGTacgtcctcggcgtgcTCAAGACCTACTGCGCCAACGTCAAGGAAGTCACCAAGCTCCAGTCTGGTGGGCCCGACGGTGACCTGGGCTCGAACGAGATTCTCCTTGCcagcgagaaggagaagacggtCGGTATCATCGACGGCTCGGGTGTCATCTACGACCCCAAGGGCCTggaccgcgccgagctcgtccgccttgCTCGTGCCCGCAAGATGATCATCCACTTCGACGCCGCGAAGCTCAGCCCTGAGGGCTAcaaggtcctcgtcgacgagaccAACATCAAGCTCCCGTCGGGCGAGATCATTGACAGCGGTCTTGAGCTCCGCAACACCTTCCACCTTCGCGTCAAGTGCGACCTGTTCGTGCCCTGCGGTGGTCGCCCCGAGGCCGTCAACATCACGAACGTCAACCGACTTgttgacgccgagggcaagccCAACTTCAAGTACATTGTTGAGGGCGCCaacctcttcttctcgcaGCAGGCCCGCTTCTAcatggagaagaagggcgtGGTGCAGTTCAAGGACTCGTCGACCAACAAGGGTGGTgtcacctcgtcgtcgctcgaggtcctcaCTGGTATCGCcctcaacgacgaggagtaCGCTGAGAACATGAGCTACACCGACAagccctcgcccttctACCAGACCTacgtcaaggaggtccAGCAGAAGATCTGCGAgaacgccgccgccgagttCAACTGCATTCAGAAGACCTGGAACGCCAACAAGGGTGCCAAGAGCCGCACCGCCATCTCGGACGAGctctccaccaccctcaACAAGCTCCAGGACTCGCTCGAGAACTCGGACCTGTACGACAACGAGGTTGCCCGCCGCAATGTCCTCAAGCGCGCATTCCCCCAGACTCTCCAGGACAAGCTCGGTGGCATTGACAACATGATGGCTCGCCTCGAGCCCGCGTACCTCAAGGCCGCTTGGTCTGCGTA
- the ETF1 gene encoding uncharacterized protein (Electron transfer flavoprotein FAD-binding domain): MLARNVLRTARAARFSTAPAPGRFASSLVFLEQKGGKLNDQALVAVTAAQAVGGDVSGIVIGSASDVAKAVEEAKGIAGLSKIYSSASDAYANGLAENVAPLLAQVIPGKSVSHLFGAHTAAAKNIFPRLAGMLEVSQISDITAVKGEDTFQRPIYAGNAILTLKSSDKDKYKVITVRGTAFDKAAKEGGSAAVEEVAAVDASSPTKFVSEEIVVSSRPDLSSAAKVISGGRALKSQENFEKVLDPLADALGAAVGASRAAVDAGYADNSLQVGQTGKVVAPELYIAIGISGAIQHLAGMKDSKLIVAINKDADAPIFQIADIGLVADLFEAVPELVKELGNQ; encoded by the exons ATGCTCGCCCGTAACGTCCTCCGcaccgcccgcgccgctcgctTCTCCAccgcgcctgcgcctggcCGCTTTGCCTCGtccctcgtcttcctcgagcagaagggcggcaagctcaacgACCAGGCCCTCGTTGCCGTTACCGCCGCCCAGGCTGTCGGCGGTGAC GTCTCGGGCATCGTCATCggctcggcgagcgacgtcgccaaggccgtcgaggaggccaaggg CATCGCCGGTCTCTCCAAGATCTACTCGTCGGCTTCGGACGCTTACGCTAACGGCCTCGCTGAGA ACGTCgcgcccctcctcgcccaggtGATCCCCGGCAAGTCGGTTTCGCACCTCTTCGGCGCGCACACCGCTGCGGCCAAGAACATCTTCCCCCGCCTTGCTGGTATGCTTGAGGTCTCGCAGATCTCGGACATTACTGccgtcaagggcgaggacacCTTCCAGCGCCCCATCTACGCTGGTAacgccatcctcaccctcaagTCGTcggacaaggacaagtaCAAGGTTATCACCGTCCGTGGCACCGCCTTTgacaaggccgccaaggagggTGGCTCGGCtgccgttgaggaggtcgctGCCGTTGACGCGTCGT CGCCCACCAAGTTCGTCAGCGAGGAGATTGTCGTCTCGTCTCGCCCCGACctctcgtcggccgccAAGGTCATCTCGGGTGGCCGCGCGCTCAAGTCGCAGGAGAACTTTGAGAAGGTCCTCGACCCCCTTGCCGACGCTCTCGGTGCCGCTGTCGGTGCGTCGCGTGCCGCCGTTGACGCCGGCTACGCCGACAACTCGCTCCAGGTCGGCCAGACCGGCAAGGTTGTTGCTCCCGAGCTCTACATTGCCATCGGTATCTCGGGTGCCATCCAGCACCTTGCGGGCATGAAGGACTCGAAGCTCATTGTTGCCATCAACAAGGACGCTGACGCTCCTATCTTCCAG ATTGCCGACATTGGTCTCGTTGCCGACCTCTTCGAGGCCGTGCCCGAGCTCGTTaaggagctcggcaaccAGTAA
- the ETF1 gene encoding uncharacterized protein (Electron transfer flavoprotein FAD-binding domain) has protein sequence MLLSDLILDKRGSLAKVWLSAHHERKLSKQQALGVDVGESVDAILTESRPMALRVSGQLMLGVVRIYGRKVQYLMDDCREARERISMTFRPGAVDLPQDQVRASRGAITFESGGAGEFEALDMFDWGTFDVRIPGGGGLHTAPLTQTNAREYGAFNFGRPRAASIYGGSSRAGSVESSTQHLDSQDFQPIDLDLGLDLGFEDMSMEIAREARSERSRSKSVLRTPSVIHEEMELDQPFDAGDTFEPLDLGLDLADLPELEPEAPIAAEERARRSSSELSTPPPETLELTPRVAKRVADAKAAPRAKRLRIVRADAELELPDEDFFPPTDDSPILGEENFIPANPAALRLRDILNDPVAHFIPMIGARLFAGPPGLAPELAELFTFPSDVLRRTREEPPVSPPPRPAKRQRKAVERSPETEEEQEQHEEEVEVGRRESHTPSVHGEGFQSFEPVLDLELDIPLDLVRRSATREPSVALPREPSAPLADRTHPLAVFDTRTLSSQQTQSDSEHEADGFSRNTTLAMGVLRRELDAIEAADKRVSFTKLASGASKRAVSAMFFELLVLGTRDAVVLNQDKAYGSIDVSAKERLYALT, from the exons atGCTCCTCTCAgacctcatcctcgacaagcgCGGCTCGCTCGCAAAGGTGTGGCTCTCGGCGCACCACGAGCGCAAGCTCAGCAAGCAGCAGGCGCTTGGTGTCGACGTGGGCGAGAGTGTCG ACGCGATTCTGACCGAGAGTCGGCCGATGGCGCTGCGCGTCTCCGGCCAGCTCATGCTCGGTGTTGTGCGTATTTATGGACGCAAAGTCCAGTATCTGATGGACGACTGCCGCGAAGCGCGTGAGCGCATCAGCATGACGTTCCGCCCTGGTGCCGTCGACCTGCCGCAAGACCAggtgcgcgcgtcgcgcggcgcCATCACTTTCGAGtctggcggcgctggcgagtttgaggcgctcgacatgTTCGACTGGGGCACGTTTGACGTTCGCATCCCCGGAGGTGGGGGGTTGCACACGGCGCCGCTCACCCAGACGAATGCGCGCGAGTATGGCGCCTTCAACTTTGGCCGACCACGTGCAGCTAGTATTTACGGTGGCAGCTCGCGGGCAGGAAGCGTCGAGTCGTCGACGCAGCACCTCGACAGTCAGGACTTTCAGCCGATCGaccttgatctcggcctcgacttgGGCTTCGAGGACATGAGCATGGAAATTGCACGTGAAGCGCGCTCCGAACGCTCCCGATCCAAGAGTGTGCTTCGCACTCCGAGTGTTATTCACGAGGAAATGGAGCTCGACCAGCCTTTTGACGCCGGTGACACATTCGAGCctctcgaccttggccttgactTGGCCGACCTTCCCGAGCTTGAGCCGGAAGCGCCTAtcgcggcggaggagcgtGCCCGCAGATCGTCGAGCGAGCTGTCGACACCTCCACCTGAGACGCTCGAACTCACTCCTCGTGTGGCGAAGCGTGTCGCagacgccaaggccgctccgcgcgccaagcgcctGCGCATTGTCCGCGCTGACGCCGAACTCGAGCTTCCCGACGAGGACTTTTTCCCGCCCACAGACGACTCACCCATCCTCGGTGAGGAGAACTTCATCcccgccaaccccgccgcgctgcgcctCCGCGACATCCTCAACGACCCCGTCGCACATTTTATTCCGATGATTGGCGCGCGCCTCTTTGCCGGCCCCCCCGGCCTTGCGCCAGAACTTGCAGAGCTGTTCACGTTCCCATCCGACGTGCTCCGGCGGACACGGGAGGAGCCGCCCGTCAGCCCGCCACCCCGCCCGGCTAAGCGGCAGCGCAAGGCGGTCGAGCGTTCAcccgagaccgaggaggagcaggagcagcacgaggaggaggtcgaggtcgggcgCCGCGAGTCCCACACGCCAAGCGTACATGGTGAAGGTTTCCAGTCCTTTGAGCCCGTGCTCGACTTGGAGTTAGACATTCCGCTAGACCTGGTCCGGCGGAGTGCAACCCGCGAGCCATCCGTTGCGCTCCCCCGCGAACCCTCGGCCCCGTTGGCGGACAGGACCCACCCCCTCGCCGTCTTTGACACACGTACCCTCTCCAGCCAGCAGACGCAGTCGGACTCTGAACACGAGGCGGACGGCTTCAGCCGTAACACGACACTGGCGATGGGTGTGCTGCGtcgcgagcttgacgcgATTGAGGCGGCGGACAAGCGCGTCAGTTTCACAAAGCTTGCTAGTGGGGCGAGTAAGCGCGCCGTCTCTGCCATGTTCTTTGAACTTTTGGTTCTTGGGACGCGGGACGCCGTTGTCCTCAACCAGGACAAGGCGTATGGCTCTATCGACGTGTCAGCAAAGGAACGGCTGTATGCGCTTACCTGA